A region from the Hypomesus transpacificus isolate Combined female chromosome 11, fHypTra1, whole genome shotgun sequence genome encodes:
- the gnrh3 gene encoding gonadotropin-releasing hormone 3, producing the protein MDLSSRTVVNLVVLALVAQVTVSQHWSYGWLPGGKRSVGELEATIRMMGTGGVMSVPEETSLNALERLNPYDVLNDESNRFKTKKHQPNN; encoded by the exons ATGGATCTTAGCAGCAGAACGGTGGTGAATCTGGTGGTGTTGGCGCTGGTAGCTCAGGTAACTGTGTCCCAGCACTGGTCCTACGGGTGGCTACCAGGGGGTAAGAGGAGTGTTGGAGAGCTGGAGGCTACTATTAGG ATGATGGGTACAGGCGGTGTAATGTCTGTTCCTGAGGAGACAAGTCTCAATGCACTGGAGAGGCTGAATCCATATGATGTC CTTAATGATGAATCAAATCGTTTCAAAACAAAGAAGCATCAGCCAAACAATTGA